In Mycolicibacterium aromaticivorans JS19b1 = JCM 16368, the following proteins share a genomic window:
- a CDS encoding Ig-like domain-containing protein, translating to MPYVSPNDGSVVGVGQPIAVRFDENISDRLAAQRSISITTNPPIDGAFYWLNDREVRWRPAQYWKPGTTVSVQVKAYGADSAAAYLDRTTSRLASRSATRSLRLPTTPPRR from the coding sequence ATGCCCTACGTGTCGCCAAACGACGGAAGTGTTGTGGGAGTCGGCCAGCCGATCGCAGTGCGGTTCGACGAAAACATTTCTGATCGACTCGCCGCCCAGCGGTCGATCAGTATCACGACAAACCCTCCAATCGACGGAGCCTTCTACTGGCTGAACGACCGCGAAGTACGCTGGCGCCCAGCGCAATACTGGAAACCCGGAACCACAGTCAGCGTCCAGGTCAAAGCGTACGGCGCCGATTCGGCGGCGGCCTATTTGGACAGGACGACGTCTCGACTCGCTTCACGATCGGCGACGAGGTCATTGCGACTGCCGACGACGCCACCAAGA